Proteins from a genomic interval of Pantoea deleyi:
- a CDS encoding phosphatase PAP2 family protein, translated as MHWKTLTYFGDSMLLIPTAVIIALILPWKSDNRLTVFYWIVAFGLAGLTVSISKILFLGFGIGSARFNFTGFSGHSAMSATLWPVMLWLISGRWSLPGRVVAIAVGYLIPLMVGFSRLVIHAHSRSEVATGLLLGFTLSTAFLISQRRTTLKGFSWPQVGAALVVPFILMSHGRVATTQQFLERFSASLAGMEKPYTRADLFRQ; from the coding sequence ATGCACTGGAAGACTTTGACCTATTTTGGCGACAGCATGCTGTTGATTCCGACAGCCGTGATTATTGCCCTGATTTTACCGTGGAAGAGTGACAACCGTCTTACCGTCTTCTACTGGATTGTGGCGTTTGGCCTGGCCGGCCTGACGGTGAGCATTTCGAAGATTCTGTTTCTGGGATTCGGCATCGGCAGCGCGCGCTTTAATTTTACCGGTTTCAGCGGTCACAGCGCGATGTCCGCTACGCTGTGGCCGGTGATGCTCTGGCTGATCTCGGGGCGCTGGTCGCTGCCGGGTCGCGTCGTGGCGATCGCCGTCGGCTATCTGATCCCGTTGATGGTGGGCTTCTCCCGCCTGGTGATCCATGCGCACTCCAGGAGCGAGGTCGCCACCGGTCTGCTGCTGGGCTTCACGCTGAGCACCGCGTTTCTGATCTCGCAGCGGCGCACCACGCTTAAAGGCTTTAGCTGGCCGCAGGTCGGTGCTGCGCTGGTCGTACCATTTATTCTGATGAGTCACGGGCGCGTCGCCACCACGCAGCAGTTTCTGGAGCGCTTCTCTGCCAGCCTCGCGGGGATGGAAAAACCCTATACCCGCGCCGATCTTTTTCGTCAGTAA
- the asmA gene encoding outer membrane assembly protein AsmA, with protein MKRVITTLAILLVVVVSGMSALVLLVNPNDFRAYMVQQVEQRSGYRLAVSSDLRWHVWPQLSILAGRMSLTAPGASQPLVSAENMRLDVNLWPLLSHQLSVSQVMLKNAVVRVTPDSSPQPAKNAPQGPRDAEPASPASGWSFDIAKLRVADSLLIWQQPGGDEYNFRDLNISMDQDASNLATLALSTSLMRNQRNATLSLKGQLDASQYPHRLSGQLQQLDYTLSGADIPAQGIKGSLSLQGEWNGDRQRFAFSNLQLTANDSTLTGQGSGHLMPPQQLALDLKASSLNLDNLLTSAPASETPGAQHATVARSPVIAAPRERTNADSPLNDLDLALKLQADSVVWRGLSLTGLTLDASNQQGLMTLNTLSGKLGNGSFSVPGRIDIRQPETQVSLKPQLRLIAIQPLLKAFNLPESLQGNLSLDGELAGDTLSVEAAKRRWQGRATLSASNLKLAQLNLQQMVQRAVARVSDKVSREEADDAADEGIESISGQVTLNKGVLSFSDINGNGRNLGLQGAGKVDMAQQQLDVTLGLKLSGWRGAETLVKALADQPVPLRIYGDWNSLQYSLPVDDVLRERLQSEARTRLNQWIDRQKEESNKPDRKK; from the coding sequence ATGAAAAGAGTGATAACCACGCTGGCCATCCTGTTAGTGGTGGTCGTATCGGGAATGAGCGCGCTGGTGCTGCTGGTCAATCCCAACGACTTTCGTGCCTATATGGTACAACAGGTTGAACAACGCAGTGGTTATCGGCTGGCGGTCAGCAGCGATCTGCGCTGGCACGTCTGGCCTCAGCTCAGCATCCTCGCGGGCCGGATGAGCCTGACCGCGCCGGGGGCCAGTCAGCCGCTGGTGTCGGCCGAAAATATGCGGCTGGATGTCAACCTCTGGCCGCTGCTCTCCCATCAGCTCAGCGTCAGTCAGGTGATGCTGAAAAACGCCGTGGTGCGCGTCACCCCCGACAGCAGCCCGCAGCCCGCGAAAAACGCGCCGCAGGGACCGCGTGATGCGGAGCCTGCATCACCCGCCAGCGGCTGGTCTTTTGACATCGCGAAACTGCGGGTCGCCGACAGCCTGCTCATCTGGCAGCAGCCGGGCGGCGATGAATACAATTTCCGTGACCTCAACATCAGCATGGATCAGGACGCCAGCAACCTGGCGACGCTGGCGCTGAGCACCAGCCTGATGCGTAACCAGCGCAACGCCACGCTGTCGCTCAAGGGGCAGCTCGACGCCTCACAGTATCCTCATCGTCTCAGCGGCCAGCTGCAGCAGCTGGATTACACCCTGTCCGGCGCGGATATTCCGGCGCAGGGCATCAAAGGTTCGCTGAGCCTGCAGGGCGAGTGGAATGGCGACCGCCAGCGCTTCGCGTTCAGCAATCTGCAGCTCACCGCCAACGACAGCACGCTGACCGGGCAGGGCAGCGGCCACCTTATGCCACCGCAGCAGCTGGCGCTGGATCTGAAAGCCAGCTCGCTCAATCTCGATAATTTACTGACCAGTGCGCCCGCCTCTGAAACGCCTGGCGCTCAGCACGCCACCGTGGCCCGTTCACCGGTGATCGCGGCGCCGCGCGAACGCACCAACGCCGACTCTCCGCTGAACGACCTGGATCTGGCGCTGAAGCTTCAGGCGGACAGCGTGGTGTGGCGCGGCCTCTCGCTGACCGGCCTGACGCTCGATGCCAGCAATCAGCAGGGTCTGATGACGCTTAACACCCTCAGCGGTAAGCTGGGCAATGGCAGCTTCTCGGTTCCCGGCCGCATCGATATCCGTCAGCCTGAGACGCAGGTGTCGCTGAAGCCGCAGCTCCGGCTGATTGCGATCCAGCCCCTGCTGAAAGCCTTTAACCTGCCGGAGAGTCTGCAGGGCAACCTGAGTCTCGACGGCGAGCTGGCGGGCGACACGCTGAGCGTCGAGGCGGCGAAGCGGCGCTGGCAGGGCAGGGCGACCCTGAGTGCCAGCAACCTGAAACTGGCGCAGCTTAATCTGCAGCAGATGGTGCAGCGTGCCGTGGCGCGGGTCAGCGATAAGGTCAGCCGCGAAGAAGCTGATGATGCGGCCGATGAGGGCATTGAGTCGATCAGCGGCCAGGTGACGCTGAACAAAGGCGTACTCAGCTTCAGCGATATCAACGGCAACGGTCGCAATCTCGGTCTGCAGGGTGCCGGCAAAGTGGACATGGCGCAGCAGCAGCTGGATGTGACGCTGGGGCTGAAACTCAGCGGCTGGCGTGGCGCGGAGACGCTGGTGAAAGCACTCGCCGATCAGCCGGTTCCGCTGCGCATCTACGGCGACTGGAACAGCCTGCAGTATTCGCTGCCTGTGGATGACGTGCTGCGCGAACGTCTGCAGAGCGAGGCCAGAACACGGCTGAACCAGTGGATCGATCGTCAGAAAGAAGAGAGCAACAAGCCGGACAGGAAGAAATAG
- a CDS encoding diguanylate cyclase, with the protein MTEILSPQNNIPNRWLQALVLGGVLFFLTLFCLELIVVSGKISPLWFPTTLMTVVVFRCPTRQLPLLLAACVLGTASANALVIGPAFSNLKFTLLNLIQAGVGGMLLRALLNRRAPLDSLSDWARLVLSVGIMTPLLGGLLAIWTLQVSGEALFPFFYTWVISEIIGMLVLGPMLLLLPWPLRRAQFSDLRLAELALTLLLTLGASYLSLRFLPWPFTFIVVILFWCAVRLPKLQAFILFFLNASFISMLLALDLVSVVNNNSSLGPVSSWLPFLLVLIPSHIMSLVMDASRREKLHISDSETRFRHAMEYSAIGMALVAPQGNWLQVNRSLCQILGYPADELKRLTFQQITHPDDLSLNMQHVRRLLEGDIDTYTLEKRYFRKDGEIVWARLTVSLVRDSSHAPLYFIAQIIDISELKQSEQVNRRLMERITLANEAGGIGVWEWNLLTGEMLWDKRMYDLFGLAPHESPSYDLWIHLLHATDREYAALTVQQAIETRSAFHMEYRVVDRQGQRWVRTQANRLLSKEGRIERMLGICQDITPLRNLNEALFQEKERMAITLDSIGEAVISTDKEMCVAFMNPVAEKMSGWSQAQATGQPLSKVLHITQGRNGPEVENLLLCQLPPEKVAPDFAEDLVLHAPDGGHIDIHYSITPLRSEAGLEQGAVMIIQDVSESRKLMKRLSYSALHDTLTSLPNRASFELQLKRLLFDAAEHRHHHVLVFIDLDKFKAVNDSAGHAAGDALLRELSALMQHHLRSSDFLARLGGDEFALLMPDCEVAQAHDVVQRIVAAVNDYRFQWLGRLYQVGASAGVTQISAENCQSSDVLSQADIACYNAKRSGRGRLMIYEQHRLPLPGNHQGLDAGMIDALQIELPAWAVAPPKTPQAAFVWLLDVQLLTADGLLMDETLLRSNLADETLRRRLDNNILDAFFRHTVQVLNQKGIPVILPLNAQVLNDAAFMQQLCQRVVAAGMADSRGGFAFPAASVIGKGDQVYAALRQLRQCGCRIVLQQFGRNLDAFHLLSDDVVDYLVLAPDLVANVHTNLMDEMLLTIIQGQASQRHISVLAGPVSVPAMLNTLATLDVDGVWGSAVAERQPLRSLAEDRIFAIR; encoded by the coding sequence ATGACTGAGATTTTATCCCCGCAAAATAACATCCCCAATCGCTGGCTCCAGGCGCTGGTTCTGGGCGGGGTCCTCTTTTTCCTGACGCTGTTCTGTCTTGAACTGATCGTGGTCAGCGGGAAAATCTCCCCGCTCTGGTTTCCGACCACGCTGATGACCGTGGTGGTCTTCCGCTGTCCGACGCGCCAGCTGCCGCTGCTGCTGGCGGCCTGCGTACTGGGCACCGCCAGCGCGAACGCCCTGGTCATCGGGCCCGCCTTTTCCAACCTTAAATTTACGCTGCTCAACCTGATTCAGGCCGGGGTCGGCGGTATGCTGCTGCGCGCCCTGCTGAACCGGCGCGCACCGCTGGATTCGCTGAGTGACTGGGCACGCCTGGTGCTGTCGGTCGGCATTATGACGCCGCTCCTCGGCGGCCTGCTGGCGATCTGGACGCTTCAGGTCAGCGGCGAGGCGTTGTTTCCCTTCTTTTATACCTGGGTGATCTCCGAGATCATCGGCATGCTGGTGCTCGGCCCGATGCTGCTGCTGCTGCCCTGGCCGCTGCGGCGTGCGCAGTTCAGCGATCTGCGCCTGGCCGAACTCGCCCTGACGCTGCTGCTCACCCTCGGCGCCAGTTACCTGTCACTGCGCTTTCTGCCGTGGCCCTTTACCTTTATCGTGGTGATTCTGTTCTGGTGCGCCGTTCGCCTGCCCAAGCTGCAGGCGTTTATTCTGTTCTTCCTGAACGCCAGTTTTATCTCGATGCTGCTGGCATTAGATCTGGTCAGCGTCGTCAACAACAACAGTTCGCTGGGCCCGGTTTCCAGCTGGCTGCCGTTTCTGCTGGTGCTGATCCCCAGCCATATCATGTCGCTGGTGATGGACGCCTCCCGGCGCGAAAAACTGCATATCTCCGACAGTGAAACCCGCTTCCGTCACGCCATGGAGTATTCGGCGATCGGAATGGCGCTGGTCGCCCCGCAGGGCAACTGGCTGCAGGTGAACCGCTCACTCTGCCAGATCCTCGGCTATCCGGCCGACGAGCTGAAGCGGCTGACCTTCCAGCAGATCACCCATCCCGACGATCTCTCCCTGAACATGCAGCATGTCAGGCGACTGCTGGAAGGCGACATCGACACCTATACCCTGGAAAAGCGCTATTTCCGCAAAGATGGCGAAATCGTCTGGGCGCGTCTGACCGTGTCGCTGGTGCGCGACAGCAGCCATGCCCCGCTCTACTTCATTGCGCAGATCATCGATATCTCGGAGCTGAAACAGAGCGAACAGGTGAACCGGCGGCTGATGGAACGCATCACGCTGGCCAACGAAGCGGGCGGCATCGGCGTCTGGGAGTGGAACCTGCTGACCGGTGAGATGCTGTGGGATAAGCGCATGTACGACCTGTTTGGCCTGGCTCCGCATGAGTCGCCCAGCTATGACCTCTGGATCCATCTGCTGCACGCCACCGACCGCGAGTATGCGGCGCTGACGGTGCAGCAGGCCATTGAGACGCGCAGCGCCTTCCATATGGAGTATCGCGTGGTCGACAGGCAGGGCCAGCGCTGGGTGCGCACCCAGGCTAACCGGCTGCTGAGCAAAGAGGGACGCATCGAGCGGATGCTGGGTATCTGTCAGGACATCACGCCGCTGCGCAATCTGAATGAGGCGCTGTTTCAGGAGAAAGAGCGCATGGCGATCACCCTGGATTCGATCGGCGAAGCGGTGATCAGCACCGATAAAGAGATGTGCGTGGCCTTTATGAATCCGGTGGCCGAGAAGATGAGCGGCTGGTCGCAGGCGCAGGCCACCGGTCAGCCCCTGAGCAAGGTGCTGCACATCACCCAGGGCCGCAACGGGCCCGAAGTGGAAAATCTGCTGCTGTGCCAGCTGCCGCCGGAGAAGGTTGCGCCAGATTTCGCGGAAGATCTGGTGCTGCATGCGCCGGATGGGGGTCATATCGACATTCACTACAGCATCACCCCGCTGCGTTCGGAAGCCGGGCTGGAACAGGGTGCCGTGATGATTATTCAGGATGTCAGTGAGTCTCGTAAGCTGATGAAGCGTCTGAGCTACAGCGCGCTGCATGACACCCTGACCAGCCTGCCCAACCGCGCCAGCTTTGAACTGCAGCTTAAGCGCCTGCTGTTTGATGCCGCGGAACATCGTCATCACCATGTGCTGGTCTTTATCGATCTGGACAAGTTTAAGGCCGTGAACGACAGCGCCGGACACGCCGCCGGGGATGCGCTGCTGCGCGAACTCTCCGCGCTGATGCAGCACCATCTGCGCAGCAGCGATTTCCTGGCCCGTCTGGGTGGCGATGAGTTCGCCCTGCTGATGCCCGACTGCGAAGTCGCGCAGGCGCATGACGTGGTGCAGCGTATCGTCGCCGCGGTCAATGACTACCGCTTCCAGTGGCTGGGTCGTCTCTATCAGGTCGGCGCCAGCGCCGGGGTAACGCAGATCTCCGCCGAAAACTGCCAGAGCAGTGACGTCCTGTCCCAGGCGGATATCGCCTGTTACAACGCCAAACGCAGCGGACGCGGACGGCTGATGATCTATGAACAGCATCGCCTGCCGTTGCCGGGAAATCATCAGGGGCTGGATGCCGGGATGATCGATGCCCTGCAGATCGAACTGCCCGCCTGGGCCGTTGCGCCGCCGAAAACGCCGCAGGCGGCCTTTGTCTGGCTGCTGGATGTCCAGCTGCTAACCGCTGACGGGCTGCTGATGGATGAGACGCTGCTGCGCAGTAATCTTGCCGATGAGACGCTGCGCCGCCGGCTGGATAACAACATTCTTGACGCGTTTTTCCGCCACACTGTGCAGGTACTGAATCAGAAAGGCATACCGGTGATCCTGCCGCTGAATGCGCAGGTCCTGAACGATGCTGCCTTTATGCAGCAGCTCTGTCAGCGCGTTGTCGCCGCAGGGATGGCCGACAGCCGCGGCGGTTTTGCTTTCCCGGCGGCGAGCGTCATCGGTAAAGGCGACCAGGTGTATGCAGCGCTGCGGCAGCTGCGGCAGTGTGGCTGCCGTATCGTCCTGCAGCAGTTTGGCCGTAATCTGGATGCCTTTCATCTGCTGAGCGATGACGTGGTCGATTATCTGGTGCTGGCGCCCGATCTGGTGGCGAACGTCCATACCAACCTGATGGATGAGATGCTGCTGACCATTATTCAGGGCCAGGCATCGCAGCGTCATATTTCGGTGCTGGCCGGTCCGGTGTCCGTGCCGGCCATGCTCAACACCCTGGCGACGCTGGACGTGGATGGCGTCTGGGGCAGTGCTGTCGCCGAGCGTCAGCCGCTGCGTTCGCTGGCCGAGGATCGCATCTTCGCTATCCGTTAA
- a CDS encoding aldo/keto reductase, with translation MHQNQTRQLGDSGIAVPRLTFGGNVFGWTVDRATAFSLLDALVERGLWFIDTADVYSRWVPGNKGGESETIIGEWLQKSGKRDQIVLATKVGMALTPEKTGLKPQYIRQAVDASLRRLQTDYIDLYQAHRDDADTPLAETLSAFDGLIREGKVRAIGASNYSADRLQEALEISEAQGLARYETLQPEYNLYDRQPYESALEPVVRAHGLGVINYYSLASGFLSGKYREAADAAKSARGQSVVEKYLNPRGLRILDALDAISEAQQVTPTQVALAWQIARPGITAPIVSATSLKQLDDLTGALQLTLSPEQITQLDEASR, from the coding sequence ATGCATCAGAATCAGACCCGACAGTTAGGTGACAGTGGTATCGCCGTTCCGCGACTGACGTTTGGCGGCAACGTATTTGGCTGGACGGTGGATCGCGCCACCGCATTTTCCTTGCTGGATGCGCTGGTGGAGCGGGGGCTCTGGTTTATTGATACGGCGGACGTCTATTCGCGCTGGGTGCCGGGCAACAAAGGCGGAGAATCGGAAACGATTATCGGCGAGTGGCTGCAAAAAAGCGGCAAACGCGACCAGATCGTTCTGGCAACCAAAGTGGGGATGGCGCTGACGCCGGAGAAAACCGGGCTGAAACCGCAGTATATCCGTCAGGCGGTTGATGCGTCGCTGCGCCGTTTACAGACCGACTATATCGACCTCTATCAGGCACACCGTGACGATGCGGACACGCCTCTGGCGGAGACCCTGAGCGCCTTCGACGGCCTGATCCGCGAAGGCAAAGTGCGGGCTATCGGCGCCTCAAACTACAGTGCCGACCGGCTGCAGGAGGCGCTGGAGATCAGTGAGGCACAGGGGCTGGCACGCTACGAAACCCTGCAGCCGGAATATAACCTGTATGACCGCCAGCCCTATGAATCGGCGCTGGAGCCGGTGGTCCGCGCGCACGGTCTGGGCGTGATTAACTACTACTCCCTGGCCAGCGGTTTCCTCAGCGGCAAATACCGGGAAGCGGCGGATGCGGCGAAAAGCGCGCGCGGCCAGAGCGTGGTCGAAAAATACCTCAATCCGCGCGGGCTGCGGATCCTGGACGCGCTGGATGCCATCAGCGAGGCGCAGCAGGTGACGCCGACGCAGGTGGCGCTGGCGTGGCAGATTGCCCGTCCCGGCATCACCGCGCCGATCGTCAGCGCCACCTCGCTGAAACAGCTCGACGATCTGACTGGCGCGCTGCAGCTCACGCTCTCGCCAGAGCAGATTACGCAGCTGGATGAGGCGAGCCGGTAA
- the yegD gene encoding molecular chaperone has protein sequence MFIGFDYGTANCSIAVSENGAPRLLTLENDQRLLPSMICAPTRESVSEWLYRHHQVATPDSETTALLQRALRFNREEDIEVQPNSVQFGLTALQHYMVDPEDVWFVKSPKSFLGASGLKPQQIALFEDLVCAMMLHIRQQGESQIGQTIEQAVIGRPVNFQGLGSEESNQQAEGILLRAAHRAGFRDVEFQFEPVAAGLDFEATLQQETRVLVVDIGGGTTDCSMLLMGPTWRDKADRRESLLGHSGCRVGGNDLDIMLAFKTLMPLLGLGGNTQKGTALPALPWWNAIAINDVPAQSDFYSAACGKWLRDLVRDAEQGDVVARLLKVWQQKLSYRLVRAAEESKIALSASPAHTASLDFVAAALETEIAVNQLQEAISQPLEKILEQVQLALATSQIKPDVIYLTGGSARSPLLRAALQQTLPDTPIAGGDDFASVTAGLARWAEVMFR, from the coding sequence ATGTTCATAGGATTCGATTACGGTACGGCTAACTGCTCCATTGCAGTCAGCGAAAATGGCGCGCCACGCCTGTTAACGCTGGAGAACGATCAGCGCCTGCTGCCGTCAATGATCTGTGCGCCTACCCGCGAGTCGGTCAGCGAATGGCTCTATCGTCATCATCAGGTGGCGACGCCGGACAGCGAAACCACGGCGCTGCTGCAGCGAGCGCTGCGCTTCAACCGCGAAGAAGATATTGAGGTACAGCCCAATAGCGTGCAGTTTGGCCTGACCGCGCTGCAGCACTACATGGTTGATCCGGAAGATGTCTGGTTCGTTAAATCCCCTAAATCGTTCCTCGGTGCCAGCGGCCTGAAGCCTCAGCAGATTGCCCTGTTTGAAGATCTGGTCTGCGCCATGATGCTGCACATCCGTCAGCAGGGCGAAAGCCAGATCGGGCAGACCATTGAGCAGGCGGTTATCGGGCGACCGGTCAACTTCCAGGGGCTGGGCAGCGAAGAGTCTAACCAGCAGGCCGAAGGTATTCTGCTGCGCGCCGCGCACCGTGCCGGTTTCCGCGACGTCGAGTTTCAGTTCGAGCCGGTGGCGGCCGGACTGGATTTCGAGGCGACGCTGCAGCAGGAGACGCGCGTGCTGGTCGTCGATATCGGCGGCGGAACCACCGACTGCTCGATGTTGCTGATGGGGCCAACGTGGCGCGACAAAGCGGACCGCCGTGAAAGCCTGCTGGGCCACAGCGGCTGCCGCGTCGGCGGCAACGACCTGGACATCATGCTGGCGTTTAAGACCCTGATGCCCCTGCTGGGCCTCGGCGGCAATACCCAGAAAGGCACCGCCCTGCCCGCCCTGCCGTGGTGGAACGCAATCGCCATCAATGACGTTCCGGCCCAGAGCGACTTTTACAGTGCCGCCTGCGGAAAATGGCTGCGGGATCTGGTGCGCGATGCCGAACAGGGTGACGTCGTGGCGCGCCTGCTGAAGGTGTGGCAGCAGAAACTGAGCTATCGTCTGGTGCGGGCGGCCGAAGAGAGCAAGATCGCCCTGTCAGCCAGCCCGGCGCATACCGCTTCGCTCGACTTTGTCGCCGCGGCGTTAGAGACGGAGATTGCGGTGAACCAGCTGCAGGAGGCGATCAGCCAGCCGCTGGAGAAGATTCTGGAGCAGGTGCAGCTGGCGCTGGCCACCAGCCAGATCAAACCTGATGTGATCTACCTGACCGGCGGCAGCGCGCGTTCGCCGCTGCTGCGCGCGGCGCTGCAGCAGACGCTGCCGGATACGCCGATTGCGGGCGGCGACGACTTCGCCTCGGTTACCGCCGGACTGGCCCGCTGGGCAGAAGTAATGTTCCGCTAA
- the dcd gene encoding dCTP deaminase, with product MRLCDRDIEAWLDSGKLAIEPRPPVERINGATVDVRLGNQFRTFSGHTAAFIDLSGPKQEVSAALDRVMSDEIVLADGEAFFLHPGELALAVTLESVTLPDDLVGWLDGRSSLARLGLMVHVTAHRIDPGWQGRIVLEFYNSGKLPLALRPGMLIGALSFEPLSGPAARPYNRREDAKYRGQQGADASRIDKD from the coding sequence ATGAGATTATGCGATCGCGATATTGAAGCCTGGCTGGATAGTGGCAAACTGGCCATCGAGCCGCGCCCGCCGGTCGAACGCATTAATGGTGCCACGGTCGATGTGCGGCTGGGGAATCAGTTTCGTACCTTCAGCGGGCATACCGCCGCCTTTATCGATCTGAGCGGCCCGAAGCAGGAAGTGAGTGCCGCCCTGGATCGGGTGATGAGCGATGAGATCGTGCTGGCCGATGGCGAAGCCTTCTTCCTGCATCCGGGCGAACTGGCGCTGGCGGTGACGCTGGAGTCGGTCACGCTGCCCGATGATTTGGTCGGCTGGCTGGATGGCCGCTCGTCGCTGGCGCGTCTGGGCCTGATGGTGCACGTCACGGCTCACCGCATCGATCCGGGCTGGCAGGGCCGTATCGTGCTGGAGTTCTATAATTCCGGTAAACTGCCGCTGGCACTGCGTCCTGGCATGTTAATCGGTGCGCTGAGTTTTGAACCGCTTTCCGGCCCGGCTGCGCGTCCCTACAACCGCCGTGAAGATGCAAAATATCGCGGTCAGCAGGGTGCTGATGCCAGCCGTATCGACAAAGATTAA
- a CDS encoding carbohydrate porin: protein MKNRKARFPSAGVATGTLLMAMLSTPALAADALSPDSEWMFGDWGGYRTQLQDDGIKFDVNYTMESAANLGGGADSNTTMRYSDQWTFGTNFDLEKLLNWQDAEFQMTVTNRDGQNLSDQVGDRRAGMLSSVQEVYGRGQTWRLTQFWLRKGLFDDVVDVKAGRVTVGEDFDNFDGNLFQNLALGSGQAGNWRGDRWFNWPVSQWGGRIKFNLTPELFFQVGFYNQNRANYDRGDGFRLDTRHSEGNLVPIELGWKPTFGPEKLPGNYRIGYYTSSVDGDVYSSWRNGGYQDQARAYGGYLLLQQQLTAQGGDAYRGLGVRVQAVMNDHKTSKTDNYQSLAFTWTGPFDARPQDEIGVGASRIHVNSDYTRSLRQQNQANGESRFDSPTWLPVQDGSEYDYEIYYNAKVTNWMSLRPNLQYVVAPGAVSEVKDAFIGGISANIAF, encoded by the coding sequence ATGAAAAACAGAAAAGCCCGCTTTCCCTCTGCCGGTGTGGCAACCGGTACCCTGCTTATGGCGATGCTCTCCACGCCCGCTCTGGCCGCAGATGCGTTGAGTCCCGACTCTGAATGGATGTTCGGTGACTGGGGCGGCTACCGGACGCAGTTACAGGATGACGGCATTAAGTTTGACGTCAACTACACCATGGAAAGTGCGGCCAACCTGGGCGGCGGTGCGGACAGCAACACCACCATGCGCTACAGCGACCAGTGGACGTTTGGCACCAATTTTGACCTGGAAAAACTGCTGAACTGGCAGGATGCCGAGTTCCAGATGACCGTGACCAATCGCGACGGTCAGAACCTGTCGGATCAGGTAGGGGACCGACGCGCCGGGATGCTCTCTTCGGTTCAGGAGGTCTACGGTCGCGGCCAGACCTGGCGCCTGACGCAGTTCTGGCTGCGCAAAGGGCTGTTTGACGATGTGGTCGATGTGAAAGCCGGTCGGGTAACGGTAGGTGAAGACTTCGATAATTTCGATGGCAATCTGTTCCAGAACCTGGCGCTGGGCAGCGGCCAGGCGGGGAACTGGCGCGGCGATCGCTGGTTCAACTGGCCGGTGTCGCAGTGGGGCGGCCGCATTAAGTTCAATCTTACTCCTGAGCTTTTCTTCCAGGTCGGTTTCTATAATCAGAACCGCGCCAACTACGATCGCGGCGACGGCTTCCGTCTGGACACCCGCCATTCTGAAGGCAATCTGGTGCCGATCGAGCTGGGCTGGAAACCCACCTTCGGGCCGGAAAAACTGCCGGGTAACTACCGCATCGGTTACTACACCTCGTCGGTGGATGGCGATGTCTACAGCAGCTGGCGCAACGGCGGCTATCAGGATCAGGCGCGTGCCTACGGCGGCTATCTGTTACTGCAGCAGCAGCTGACTGCGCAGGGTGGTGATGCATACCGTGGTCTGGGCGTTCGCGTGCAGGCGGTGATGAACGATCACAAAACGTCGAAGACCGACAACTATCAGTCGCTCGCTTTCACCTGGACCGGGCCGTTCGACGCCCGTCCGCAGGATGAGATTGGCGTGGGCGCGTCACGTATTCATGTGAACAGCGACTATACCCGCTCGCTGCGTCAGCAGAATCAGGCGAACGGTGAGAGCCGCTTCGACAGCCCGACCTGGCTGCCGGTTCAGGACGGGTCGGAATATGACTATGAAATCTACTACAACGCCAAAGTGACTAACTGGATGTCGCTGCGACCTAACCTGCAGTATGTCGTGGCACCGGGTGCGGTCAGCGAAGTGAAAGATGCGTTTATCGGCGGCATCAGCGCCAATATCGCTTTCTGA
- the udk gene encoding uridine kinase — translation MTDKSHQCVIVGIAGASASGKSLIASTLYREIRDQVGDEHIGVIPEDAYYKDQSHLTMEERVKTNYDHPSAMDHDLLLQHLQAVKAGQDIELPVYSYVEHTRTQQTQHLKAKKVIILEGILLLTDARLRQELNFSIFVDTPLDICLMRRMKRDVNERGRSMDSVMSQYQKTVRPMFLQFIEPSKQYADIIVPRGGKNRIAIDILKAKINQFFE, via the coding sequence ATGACTGACAAGTCTCATCAGTGCGTGATTGTAGGCATTGCCGGCGCTTCCGCATCCGGTAAAAGTTTAATTGCCAGCACGCTCTATCGTGAAATCCGTGATCAGGTAGGTGACGAGCACATCGGGGTCATCCCGGAAGATGCTTATTACAAAGATCAAAGTCACCTCACCATGGAAGAGAGGGTTAAAACCAATTATGACCATCCCAGCGCGATGGATCATGATTTACTGCTGCAGCACCTGCAGGCGGTGAAAGCCGGTCAGGATATCGAACTGCCGGTCTACAGCTACGTTGAACACACCCGCACGCAGCAGACCCAGCATCTGAAAGCCAAAAAGGTAATTATCCTGGAGGGCATTCTGCTGCTCACCGACGCCCGGCTGCGTCAGGAACTCAACTTCTCTATCTTCGTGGACACGCCGCTCGATATCTGTCTGATGCGCCGTATGAAACGCGACGTCAATGAGCGCGGACGTTCGATGGATTCGGTGATGAGTCAGTATCAGAAGACGGTCCGTCCGATGTTCCTGCAGTTCATCGAGCCCTCCAAGCAGTACGCCGATATCATCGTGCCGCGCGGCGGAAAAAACCGTATCGCCATCGATATCCTCAAGGCGAAAATTAACCAGTTTTTTGAATAA